The genomic segment CCGCTATGTTAAGGCCGTAGTGATTAACGCCGGTGATGGGGCGCATGAACATCCCACTCAGGGTCTATTAGACCTGTTAACCATTCGCCAGCATCACGGCTCTATAGCCGGTAAGAAAGTCGCTATTGTGGGTGACATTCTGCATAGCCGGGTAGCTCGATCAAATATCTGGGGTTTGCTGAAAATGGGCGCGGAAGTTCATTTAGGCGGACCAAAGACCTTAATTCCTAAAGAAATGTTGGATATGGGTGTCACCATCCATCACCGTGTGGAAGATGCCATTGCGGATGCGGACGTCGTCAACGTATTACGTATTCAACTGGAACGCCAGAAGAAGGGATTATTCCCAACGCCGCGTGAATATGCCCGTATTTTCGGTATTAACGACGAACGTTTGAAACTGGCAAAAGAGAATGTATTAGTGATGCACCCTGGCCCAATGAACCGTGGTCTGGAAATATCACCGGATGTGGCTTATGGGCGTTTCTCGGCCATTGAAGAGCAGGTGAATAACGGTGTGGCAGTCAGAATGGCAGTTCTATCTTTAACTTTAGCTGATGGGGTACAAGCATAATGGCACAGTGGTTAATTAAAAATGGTCACCTGATCGATCCTGCTAATGGTTTAGATGATGTGCTGGATATTCGTATTGCCAACGGAAAAGTGGCAGCGGTTGGAAAATCACTGAGTGCAGAAGCGAACGATGAAGTTATTGATGCCAGCGGATTAGTTGTCAGCCCTGGCTTTATTGATATCCATTGCCATTTGCGTGAACCAGGGCAAGAAGCAAAAGAAGATCTGTTAACCGGTACTGCGTCGGCCGCCGCGGGTGGTTTTACCACTATTCTGACCATGGCTAATACTCGTCCGGTTATCGATCAGGCGATTATTGTCGCCGGTATGAAACATAAAATTCAGACCGATGCGGTCGTGCGGGTAGAAATTACCGGCGCAGTGACTAAAGGTCTGGAAGGTAAAGAGCTGTCAGAAATTGGTGATATGGCACAGGCGGGAGCCAGAGCATTTTCTGATGATGGTTATTATGTTAATGATGGCCGCCTGATGCGTGCTGCGCTGGAATATGCCAGCATGTTTAATTTGCCGGTGATTTCTCACTCAGAAGATTGTTGTCTGGTCGCCGATGGCGTTATGCATGAAGGTTGTGTTTCTGCCAAGCTGGGCCTGAAAGGTCGTCCTGCTGAAGCAGAGAATATTGCAGTATCCCGTGAAATTATGCTGGCGGAAATGACCGGTGGGCATGTGCATATTGCCCATGTGAGTAGTAAAGGAGCGGTAGATTTAATTCGTGAAGCTAAGGCTAAAGGCATTAAAGTTACTGCTGAAGTTACGCCACACCATCTGTGTCTGGTGGACAAAACAATCGAGTCTTTCGATTCTGCATTCAAAGTTAACCCGCCTCTGCGTACCAATGAACATATTGTCGCATTAATTGAAGGTTTGAAAGACGGCACCCTGGATGCCATTGCCACAGACCACGCGCCACACGCTTATGAAGAGAAAGACTGTGAGTTTAATGAAGCACCTTGCGGATTTGCCGGATTTGAAACCGCATTTAGCGTGCTGCATAGCTGTCTGGTACAGACCGGACAGTGGAACTTGCAGGCACTGATTCACAAAATGACCGCGGGCCCGGCCGCCGCATTTGACTGGAAAGATCGTGGTCATCTGAGCGTTGGCGGCCTGGCAGATCTGGTGCTTATCGACCCGAAAAAGGAGTGGGTTGTTGACCCACACGCCATGCTGACCCGCGGTAAATCTTGCCCCTTCACCGGCATGGAGATGGTTGGTCAGGTAGTTCGCACCATGGTGGATGGAAAATGGGTATATCAGGATGGGAAAATCATCCGTAACTAAACTAGACTTAAGATAAATCGTTCCGCATCACGCTAAGTTAAAGTGTGTGATGCGGTGCTTTTTTCGCTTTTCCCATAGTTTTTTCGCTATTACTCATAGTAAGTAGTGGCATTTATTGCCACTTTTATGGTATAAAGCGCGCCGGAAATCCGCACTATTAACATCACTCTGTTGTGTTCTTAGGCAATGAGATCTCCACTAACATTAATCAACGTTATAACACACACGTATCGACACATACGGCGGGGTGCTCCGGAATATTATTGTTCAGGGGTCGGCGTTATGGGATACGTGGAGGCATAACCCCAAACTTTACTCATAGAGGTAATAATGGCAACTGTATCAATGCGCGATATGCTCAAGGCTGGTGTACACTTTGGTCACCAGACACGTTACTGGAACCCGAAAATGAAACCTTTCATCTTCGGTGCTCGTAACAAAGTTCATATCATCAACCTTGAAAAAACTGTACCAATGTTTAACGAAGCTCTGGCTGAGTTAGGCAAGATCGCGTCTCACAAAGGCAAAATCCTGTTTGTTGGTACTAAACGCGCTGCATCCGAGCCAGTAAAAGAAGCTGCAAAGAGCTGCAACCAATTCTACGTTAACCACCGTTGGTTAGGTGGCATGCTGACTAACTGGAAAACCGTTCGTCAGTCAATCAAACGTTTGAAAGAATTAGAAGTCCAGGCACAAGATGGTACTTTCGATAAGCTGACCAAGAAAGAAGCGCTGATGCGTACTCGTGAAATGGAAAAGCTTGAGAACAGCCTGGGTGGTATCAAAGACATGGGCGGCCTGCCTGATGCAATTTTCGTTATCGATGCCGATCACGAACACATTGCTATCAAAGAAGCAAACAACCTGGGTATCCCTGTATTTGCTGTTGTTGATACTAACTCTGATCCGGACGGTGTTAACTTCGTTATCCCTGGTAACGATGATGCTATCCGTGCAGTACAACTGTACCTTGGCGCTGTTGCTGCAACCGTACGTGAAGGTCGTTCAGACCAGGGCGTTCAGGCTGTAGAAGAAAGCTTCATCGAAGCAGAGTAATAAGGCGTGCTCCATTAGAGAGCCCTTATTAACCAGGTATTAGATATGTTGGTTAGGGGGCCTTTGCAGGCTCCCTTTTTGCTTATTTATGCAACAGAACATCCGACAAAGAATAACCGAGGATAAAGAGAATGGCTGAAATTACTGCAGCTCTAGTAAAAGAACTTCGCGATCGTACCGGTGCTGGTATGATGGAATGTAAGAAAGCGCTGGTTGAAGCAAATGGCGATATCGAGCTGGCTATCGACAACATGCGTAAATCAGGTCAGGCAAAAGCGGCTAAGAAAGCTGGTCGTGTAGCTGCTGAAGGCGTTATCCTGACTAAAATCGCTGCTGATGCCAAAGTTGGCGTCATCATGGAAGTTAACTGTGAAACTGACTTCGTAGCTAAAGATGCCGGTTTCCTGGCTTTTGCTAACGCAGCTGTTGATGCAGCACTGGCTGAAAACATCAGTGATGTTGAAGTATTAAAAGCAAAATTTGAAGAGCAGCGTACTGCGCTGGTAGCGAAAATTGGTGAGAACATCAATATTCGTCGCGTTGAAGTAGTTAAAGGCGACAGACTGGGCGCTTACATGCACGGCGCGCGTATCGGTGTTCTGGTTTCTGCAACCGGTACTACTGATGATGAGCTGGTTAAGCATGTTGCTATGCACATTGCTGCAAGCAAGCCTGAATTCGTTTCTCCAGACGACGTACCTGCTGAAGTAGTTACTCGTGAGCACGAAATCCAGATCGACATCGCTATGCAATCTGGCAAACCTCGCGAAATCGCTGAGAAAATGGTTGAAGGCCGTATGCGTAAGTTCACCGGTGAGATCTCTCTGACTGGTCAGGCTTTCGTTATGGACCCAAGCAAAACCGTTGGCGATCTGCTGAAAGAGAAGAAAGCTGGCGTTGTACAATTTATCCGCTTCGAAGTGGGTGAAGGTATTGAGAAAGTAGAAGTAGACTTTGCAGCAGAAGTTGCTGCGATGACTAAGTAAACTTAGCTTGATGCATAAAGGCGGATCGATCACCATATCGGTCCGTTTTTTTAGAATAAACAGACCATTATAAACAGCCAACCAGGAAACAAGACTATGGCTACTAACGCGAAACCCGTATATCAAAGAATCCTACTTAAATTAAGTGGCGAAGCCTTACAGGGCTCTGAAGGTTTTGGCATTGATGCCAGTGTGTTAGACCGCATGGCACAAGAGATTAAAGAGCTGGTCGAGTTAGGCATTCAGGTTGGTGTAGTTATTGGTGGCGGCAATCTATTTCGCGGCGCAGGCCTGGCAAAAGCCGGTATGAACCGTGTAGTGGGCGACCACATGGGAATGTTAGCTACCGTAATGAACGGACTGGCTATGCGTGATGCGCTACATCGTGCCTATGTGAACGCTCGTCTGATGTCTGCTATCCCTCTTAACGGCGTCTGTGATGATTACAGCTGGGCAGAAGCTATCAGCCTGCTGCGTCATGGTCGAGTAGTTATTTTCTCTGCGGGTACCGGTAATCCATTCTTTACTACCGATTCTGCTGCCTGTTTACGCGGCATTGAAATCGAAGCAGACGTAGTACTGAAAGCGACTAAAGTTGACGGCGTGTTCTCTGACGATCCAGTGAAAAACCCGGAAGCGACTTTGTATGAAACCCTGAGCTATCAGGATGTATTAGAACGTGAACTGAAAGTGATGGATCTGGCGGCATTTACACTGGCTCGCGATCATAACTTACCGATTCGCGTATTTAATATGAATAAGCCTGGCGCCTTACGCCGTGTAGTAATGGGCGAAGCTGAAGGGACGTTAATTACCAAACCGACTGAATAATTCAGCGCGGCGGTGAAATAAAAGCTTATAGTATGCTTCTCTTCAGGCTGAAGATGAGTGTTGAAGCAAAGTAGCAAATTTCTTATTCGCGGGCTATGCATAAGGCGTGGCCCACCATATTACTAGCATTAAAAGGTTAGCAACGTGATTAACGATATTAGACAAGATGCTCAGGTACGCATGGAAAAGTGCCTGGAAATGTTTAAAACACATATCAGCAAAGTTCGTACTGGCCGTGCTCATCCAAGCATTCTTGATGGTGTTCAGGTTGATTACTATGGTTCAGCAACCCCTTTGCGTCAGTTAGCCAACGTAGTGGTTGAAGATTCCCGTACTTTAGCTATTACCGTGTTTGACCGTAGCTTAGGTCCGGCGGTTGAAAAAGCGATTATGTCGGCTGATTTAGGCTTAAATCCATCTTCTGCGGGCACAGTTATTCGTGTTCCACTTCCTCCGTTAACTGAAGAACGTCGTAAGGATTTGACTAAAGTTGTGCGTAACGAAGCAGAACAAGGTCGTGTTTCTATCCGTAACGTTCGTCGTGATGCTAACGATAAAGTTAAAGCGCTGCTGAAAGATAAAGAGATCAGCGAAGATGATGAGCGTAAAACACAGGATGAGATTCAAAAACTGACTGATATTTATATCAAGAAAGTGGATGAAGCATTAACTGAGAAAGAAGCAGAGTTAATGGCGTTCTGATTCTGTTTTGAATTATGGCCCGGTGGCTGTTACCAGCACCGGGCTTTTTTTTTACAAAACGAGAGATAACGCGGTTCAGCCGACTAAGTTAATTAGTGATCTCTTCACTATGAAAAGAGTAATATGTGCAGCATTCAATTTCGACAGGCGCGTTTCTGCCGAAATACCAGCGTATTTGTCAGTGATAATGAATTAGCCTAATGAAAAAGATAACTATTCTTGGATCGACGGGGTCTATTGGTCACAGTACATTGTCGGTAGTCCGGGAAAATCCACATTTATTCAGTGTGTTTGCATTAGTTGCCGGTAGCAATGTTGAAAAAATGGCGCAGCAGTGTCGGGAGTTTACCCCCCGCTTTGCTTCGATGGCCGATGAAAGCTCAGCACAACAGTTACGTACCATCCTTAAATCTGAAGGGATGAAAACAGAAGTGGTCAGTGGTATTCAGGCCGCTTGCGAATTGGCTGAAGATGCTGAAGTTGATCAAGTGATGGCCGCCATCGTGGGGGCTGTCGGTCTGTTACCGACTTTGGCCGCGATAAGAGCAGGCAAACAGGTATTATTGGCCAATAAAGAGTCGCTGGTTACTTGCGGTCGTCTGTTTATGGATGCCGTTGCCCAGTCTGGGGCACAACTCTTGCCAATTGACAGTGAGCATAATGCTATTTTTCAGAGCATGCCTGAAGCGGTTCAACAAGATCTTGGTTGTGCTTCATTAGAAGAGCAGGGCATTACCCGTATTGTATTAACCGGGTCAGGTGGGCCTTTCAGAACGACAGCAGTGGAACAATTGAGGCACATGACGCCGGATCAGGCGTGTGCACATCCTAATTGGTCAATGGGACGCAAGATTTCTGTCGATTCAGCAACTATGATGAATAAGGGGCTGGAATACATTGAGGCTCGTTGGTTGTTTAATGCTGCGCCAGAGCAGATGGAAGTGTTAATTCATCCTCAATCGGTTATCCACTCAATGGTGCGTTATCATGATGGCAGCGTGATTGCGCAATTGGGAACACCGGATATGCGTACGCCAATTGCTCACGCTATGGCTTATCCAAATCGGGTGGCATCCGGCGTTAATCATCTGGATTTTTGCAGTATCGGCGCACTGACGTTTGAGCAGCCTGATTTTGACCGCTATCCTTGCCTGAAATTAGCCATTGAGGCCAGTCATGCAGGTCAGGCAGCAACAACAACGTTAAATGCTGCCAATGAGTGTAGCGTTGGTGCATTTTTACAGGGTAAAATTGGGTTTACTGATATTGCCGCTATTAATAACCGAGTGATGGCGTCACTGGTTCATGCGGAACCTCACAGTATTGATGAGGTTTTAGCTATAGATTCATGGGCCAGAGTGCAGGCAGACCAAATTATTGCATCATGGAATCATTAACAATGGTTGATTTGTTCCAATTGGGGCTAAATGGTATAGTTTGTTTCATCATGCGGTTTAAGCTATCCGATCCATGGATTTGGGCGGTAGAAAAGCGCGTTAACGAGCTGTTTTTTCGGGCCGTGAAGAGTTCACGGCTTTTTTGCGCAAGAAAAACAACAGTCTCTTACGGTTGTTCTATTTTTAGCTGAGGAATTCTAACAAGTTATGTCGCCCGCTAAACAGCAAGTGAATAACCCTAAAGCCTCTGTACCCCGTCATGTTGCTATTATTATGGATGGCAACGGGCGTTGGGCTAAGCAGTTAGGTAAAATGAGAATCTTTGGTCACCAGGAAGGTGCAAAAGCTGTACGCAGAGCTGTGAGTTTCGCCGTTAATAACGGTATTGAAGCACTAACGCTTTATGCATTCAGTAGCGAGAACTGGAATCGCCCACCTCAAGAAGTGACTGCCTTAATGGAGCTTTTTATTCGAGCTCTGGACAAAGAGGTAAAGAGCTTACATAAACATAATGTTCGTTTAAAAATTATCGGTGATACCGGACGTTTTAGTGAACGCTTACAAGGGCGTATTCAGCGCTCTGAGGCGATAACTGAAGCCAATACTGGGCTGACATTAAATATTGCCGCCAATTATGGTGGGCGCTGGGATATTATTCAGGCGGTTCAGCAAATCGCACAACAGGTAAAAAACGGTGATATCGAACCTGATGATATCAGCGAACAGATGGTGAGCCAGCACATCAATTTGTGTGATTTGGCCCCGGTAGATTTAGTGATCAGGACCGGTGGAGAACATCGGATAAGTAATTTTTTGCTGTGGCAGATAGCTTACGCAGAGCTCTATTTTACGGAAGTGCTGTGGCCTGATTTTGATGAACTTGTATTTGAAGGTGCGCTCAATGCATTTGCACAACGCGAACGCCGTTTTGGTGGGACTGAACCCGCGAGTATTTAGGAACTGTAGGAGGTTCTCGTGTTAAAGTCACGCATCATTACCGCGTTGATTCTTATTCCTCTTGTTATTGCAGCATTGTTTATGTTGCCGCCTTTGCCTTTCGCCATTATGACTATTGCGATTTGCATGTTGGCTGCATGGGAGTGGGGACAGTTAGCTGGTATGGGAACACCAGTGCAACGCGTTACACTGGCGGTTATCTGTGGTATTGGTCTGTTTGCGCTATATTGGCCAACCTACATTTCCCCATTGCCCATGCTGTTGCATCCGGCAGTTGAAGGTTTTCTATTGGCTTCGTTGGGCTGGTGGGTTCTGGCACTGCTGATGGTGCTGTTTTATCCGGCTTCTGCACAGTTCTGGAAACATTCCCGTTTTCTGCGTCTGATTTTTGGTGTTCTGACGATAGTGCCATTTTTTTGGGGAATGCTGACATTACGTCAGTATGGTTTTGAAGAAAATAGCTATACTGGAGCCTGGTGGTTACTGTACGTTATGTTCCTGGTCTGGGGAGCTGACTCCGGAGCCTATGCATTTGGGCGTCTGTTCGGCAAACATAAACTGGCACCCAAAGTCTCTCCGGGTAAAACGCTGGAAGGATTAGTGGGTGGGTTAATATCATCTGCACTGCTGGCATGGCTGTTTAGTCTGTATGCACCATTGCATATCTCTTTAAATACGTTATTAATCAGTTCAGTGCTGGCGGTCTTGGCCTCTGTCCTGGGCGACTTAACCGAAAGTATGTTTAAGCGCGAAGCCGGTATTAAAGACAGCGGCAATTTAATTCCAGGTCATGGTGGTGTTCTTGACCGGATTGATAGCCTGACTGCGGCAATCCCGGTTTTTGCCTGTTTGATTTTCCTGGTTTTTAAAGGTTAGACGGAATAGCAATCGCCTATGAATATTGTTGGAACCGTAGCTGCGTTTATTGTCGCGCTGGGTATTTTGGTGACAGTACATGAGTTTGGCCACTTTTGGGTCGCACGCCGCTGTGGAGTAAAGGTTATTCGTTTCTCTATCGGTTTTGGTAAAGCGATATGGCGACGTACTGACAAGCGGGGCACCGAATACGTTGTCGCGATGATTCCACTTGGTGGTTATGTAAAAATGCTGGACGAGCGGGCAGAAGAGGTTGAACCTCAATACCGCAGTCAGGCATTTAATAATAAGACCGTATGCCAACGCGCAGCGATCATTGCTGCCGGTCCAATAGCCAACTTTTTGTTTGCTGTGTTTGCCTACTGGCTGGTGTTTATTATTGGGGTGCCAAGTTTACGTCCGGTAATTGGCGAAGTTGAACCCCAATCTATTGCTGCACAAGCAAATATTTCTGCAGGAATGGAACTAAAAGCCGTTAATGGTATCGAAACGCCTGATTGGGATTCAGTTCGTCTGGCGTTAGTAGGTCAAATCGGCGAAAGCCAAATGGAGCTTACCGTTGCACCATTTGGTACTACACTGGACCAAACCAAAACCGTGAATCTTACCGGTTGGAAGTTTGATCCAGAGAAGCAGGATCCGATAAGAAGCTTGGGTTTTGTACCTAAACTTCCTCAAATAGAACCAGTACTGGATGTGGTTCAACCTGGTTCCGCCTCAGAAAAGGCAGGTTTACAGGCTGGTGACAGACTGGTTAAGATCAACGGTAAAGATTTCGGACAGTGGGCTGAGTTTGTCAAGCTGGTCAGCCAAAGCCCAAATGTTCCTATAGAGTTAGTAATAGAAAGAAATGGCGCGAGCCACTCTTTAGTTCTGACGCCGGAAGCAAAGACATCCGAGGATGGAGCCACTAAAGGCTTCGCCGGGATATCGCCGAAGGTGATACCACTGCCGGATGAGTATAAAATTACTCGTCAGTACAGTGTGTTTACTGCTATTTATCAGGCAAGTGATAAAACATGGCAATTGACTAAATTAACAGTCAAAATGCTGGGTAAATTGATAACGGGTGACGTGCAGTTAAAAAATCTGAGCGGTCCGATATCGATAGCCCAGGGTGCTGGAATCTCAGCAGGATATGGTTTGGTTTATTATCTAATGTTTTTAGCGCTTATCAGCGTTAACTTAGGCATAATCAATCTATTCCCTCTGCCCGTGTTAGACGGGGGGCATCTTGTGTTTTTAGCTATAGAAAAGATAACAGGTAAACCGGTATCTGAAAGAGTTCAGGACTACAGTTATCGTGTTGGGGCAATCTTATTGGTACTGTTGATGGGACTTGCACTTTTCAATGACTTCTCACGCTTTTACGGCTAGAGAATTTGGTTAGGGTTAACAGATTATAACGATGGCGATGAAAAAGTTGCTTCTAGCGTCGCTGCTGTTTGGCAGCGCCACCGCATACGGTGCCGATGGGTTTGTCGTAAAAGACATTCGTTTCGAAGGATTACAGCGCGTTGCCACAGGGGCTGCATTGTTAAATATGCCTGTCCGTGTTGGTGACACTATCGACGATAATGACATCGGGAACACTATCCGAGCCTTATTCGCTTCCGGGAACTTCGAGGATGTGCGAGTACTGCGTGATGGCAGTACCTTGATTGTTCAGGTGAAAGAGCGTCCAACCATTGCAAGCATCACTTTCTCCGGTAATAAATCGGTGAAAGACGACATGCTTAAACAGAACATGGAGTCTTCCGGTGTTCGGGTTGGTGAAGCGCTGGACAGAACCACTCTGAGTTCCATGGAGAAAGGGCTGGAGGATTTTTACTATAGCGTAGGTAAATACAGCGCTTCAGTAAAAGCCGTTGTCACTCCATTACCGCGTAACCGCGTAGATTTAAAATTAGTCTTTACTGAAGGTGCATCAGCCACTATTCAGCAAATCAATATTGTTGGTAACAACGCTTTCTCTACAGAAGAGCTGGTTAGCCGCTTCCAATTGCGCGATGAGGTTCCTTGGTGGAACTTTATTGGCGATCGCAATTATCAGAAACAAAAATTATCAGGTGACCTTGAAGCGTTACGTAGTTTCTATTTGGATCGCGGCTACGCCCGTTTCAATATTGATTCCACCAACGTGAGTCTGACACCGGATAAGAAGAGCATTTATATCACTATCAATGTGACCGAAGGTAAGCAGTACAAACTTTCCGGTGTTGAAGTGAAAGGCAATCTGGCTGGTCGTGGTGCAGAAGTTGAAGAACTGGCGAAAGTGAATCCAGGCGAATTGTACAACGGCAGTAAAGTGACTCAGGTTGAAGACAGCATTAAGAAAATGTTGGGCCGTTATGGCTATGCTTATCCACGGGTAGCTACCCAGCCTGAAATTGATGACAACGCTCAAACCGTTAAGTTACATATCAGCGTTGATGCGGGTAACCGTTTCTACGTGCGTCGTATCCGCTTTGAAGGTAACGATGTCAGTAAAGATTCCGTACTGCGCCGTGAAATGCGTCAGATGGAAGGTGCATGGTTAGGTAACGATCAGGTTGAGCAAGGTAAAGAGCGTTTAAACCGTTTAGGTTATTTTGAAACGGTTGATGTAGAAACCGAGCGTGTTCCGGGGATGCCAGATCAAGTTGATGTGGTGTACAAAGTGAAAGAGCGTAACACCGGTACCTTCAACTTCGGTGTGGGATACGGTACGGAAAGTG from the Limnobaculum zhutongyuii genome contains:
- the rseP gene encoding sigma E protease regulator RseP gives rise to the protein MNIVGTVAAFIVALGILVTVHEFGHFWVARRCGVKVIRFSIGFGKAIWRRTDKRGTEYVVAMIPLGGYVKMLDERAEEVEPQYRSQAFNNKTVCQRAAIIAAGPIANFLFAVFAYWLVFIIGVPSLRPVIGEVEPQSIAAQANISAGMELKAVNGIETPDWDSVRLALVGQIGESQMELTVAPFGTTLDQTKTVNLTGWKFDPEKQDPIRSLGFVPKLPQIEPVLDVVQPGSASEKAGLQAGDRLVKINGKDFGQWAEFVKLVSQSPNVPIELVIERNGASHSLVLTPEAKTSEDGATKGFAGISPKVIPLPDEYKITRQYSVFTAIYQASDKTWQLTKLTVKMLGKLITGDVQLKNLSGPISIAQGAGISAGYGLVYYLMFLALISVNLGIINLFPLPVLDGGHLVFLAIEKITGKPVSERVQDYSYRVGAILLVLLMGLALFNDFSRFYG
- the frr gene encoding ribosome recycling factor, encoding MINDIRQDAQVRMEKCLEMFKTHISKVRTGRAHPSILDGVQVDYYGSATPLRQLANVVVEDSRTLAITVFDRSLGPAVEKAIMSADLGLNPSSAGTVIRVPLPPLTEERRKDLTKVVRNEAEQGRVSIRNVRRDANDKVKALLKDKEISEDDERKTQDEIQKLTDIYIKKVDEALTEKEAELMAF
- the tsf gene encoding translation elongation factor Ts; the encoded protein is MAEITAALVKELRDRTGAGMMECKKALVEANGDIELAIDNMRKSGQAKAAKKAGRVAAEGVILTKIAADAKVGVIMEVNCETDFVAKDAGFLAFANAAVDAALAENISDVEVLKAKFEEQRTALVAKIGENINIRRVEVVKGDRLGAYMHGARIGVLVSATGTTDDELVKHVAMHIAASKPEFVSPDDVPAEVVTREHEIQIDIAMQSGKPREIAEKMVEGRMRKFTGEISLTGQAFVMDPSKTVGDLLKEKKAGVVQFIRFEVGEGIEKVEVDFAAEVAAMTK
- the rpsB gene encoding 30S ribosomal protein S2 — protein: MATVSMRDMLKAGVHFGHQTRYWNPKMKPFIFGARNKVHIINLEKTVPMFNEALAELGKIASHKGKILFVGTKRAASEPVKEAAKSCNQFYVNHRWLGGMLTNWKTVRQSIKRLKELEVQAQDGTFDKLTKKEALMRTREMEKLENSLGGIKDMGGLPDAIFVIDADHEHIAIKEANNLGIPVFAVVDTNSDPDGVNFVIPGNDDAIRAVQLYLGAVAATVREGRSDQGVQAVEESFIEAE
- the ispU gene encoding (2E,6E)-farnesyl-diphosphate-specific ditrans,polycis-undecaprenyl-diphosphate synthase; protein product: MSPAKQQVNNPKASVPRHVAIIMDGNGRWAKQLGKMRIFGHQEGAKAVRRAVSFAVNNGIEALTLYAFSSENWNRPPQEVTALMELFIRALDKEVKSLHKHNVRLKIIGDTGRFSERLQGRIQRSEAITEANTGLTLNIAANYGGRWDIIQAVQQIAQQVKNGDIEPDDISEQMVSQHINLCDLAPVDLVIRTGGEHRISNFLLWQIAYAELYFTEVLWPDFDELVFEGALNAFAQRERRFGGTEPASI
- the cdsA gene encoding phosphatidate cytidylyltransferase produces the protein MLKSRIITALILIPLVIAALFMLPPLPFAIMTIAICMLAAWEWGQLAGMGTPVQRVTLAVICGIGLFALYWPTYISPLPMLLHPAVEGFLLASLGWWVLALLMVLFYPASAQFWKHSRFLRLIFGVLTIVPFFWGMLTLRQYGFEENSYTGAWWLLYVMFLVWGADSGAYAFGRLFGKHKLAPKVSPGKTLEGLVGGLISSALLAWLFSLYAPLHISLNTLLISSVLAVLASVLGDLTESMFKREAGIKDSGNLIPGHGGVLDRIDSLTAAIPVFACLIFLVFKG
- the pyrH gene encoding UMP kinase; its protein translation is MATNAKPVYQRILLKLSGEALQGSEGFGIDASVLDRMAQEIKELVELGIQVGVVIGGGNLFRGAGLAKAGMNRVVGDHMGMLATVMNGLAMRDALHRAYVNARLMSAIPLNGVCDDYSWAEAISLLRHGRVVIFSAGTGNPFFTTDSAACLRGIEIEADVVLKATKVDGVFSDDPVKNPEATLYETLSYQDVLERELKVMDLAAFTLARDHNLPIRVFNMNKPGALRRVVMGEAEGTLITKPTE
- a CDS encoding dihydroorotase — encoded protein: MAQWLIKNGHLIDPANGLDDVLDIRIANGKVAAVGKSLSAEANDEVIDASGLVVSPGFIDIHCHLREPGQEAKEDLLTGTASAAAGGFTTILTMANTRPVIDQAIIVAGMKHKIQTDAVVRVEITGAVTKGLEGKELSEIGDMAQAGARAFSDDGYYVNDGRLMRAALEYASMFNLPVISHSEDCCLVADGVMHEGCVSAKLGLKGRPAEAENIAVSREIMLAEMTGGHVHIAHVSSKGAVDLIREAKAKGIKVTAEVTPHHLCLVDKTIESFDSAFKVNPPLRTNEHIVALIEGLKDGTLDAIATDHAPHAYEEKDCEFNEAPCGFAGFETAFSVLHSCLVQTGQWNLQALIHKMTAGPAAAFDWKDRGHLSVGGLADLVLIDPKKEWVVDPHAMLTRGKSCPFTGMEMVGQVVRTMVDGKWVYQDGKIIRN
- the ispC gene encoding 1-deoxy-D-xylulose-5-phosphate reductoisomerase encodes the protein MKKITILGSTGSIGHSTLSVVRENPHLFSVFALVAGSNVEKMAQQCREFTPRFASMADESSAQQLRTILKSEGMKTEVVSGIQAACELAEDAEVDQVMAAIVGAVGLLPTLAAIRAGKQVLLANKESLVTCGRLFMDAVAQSGAQLLPIDSEHNAIFQSMPEAVQQDLGCASLEEQGITRIVLTGSGGPFRTTAVEQLRHMTPDQACAHPNWSMGRKISVDSATMMNKGLEYIEARWLFNAAPEQMEVLIHPQSVIHSMVRYHDGSVIAQLGTPDMRTPIAHAMAYPNRVASGVNHLDFCSIGALTFEQPDFDRYPCLKLAIEASHAGQAATTTLNAANECSVGAFLQGKIGFTDIAAINNRVMASLVHAEPHSIDEVLAIDSWARVQADQIIASWNH
- a CDS encoding aspartate carbamoyltransferase catalytic subunit encodes the protein MRGQHILGLEHMSVADIERVLNTADEMKKVTKQDIKKLSTLRGKAIVNVFFENSTRTRSSFELAGKYLGADVINIAASTSSVAKGESLRDTLLTVQAMGVDAIVMRHSAEGAAQYATRYVKAVVINAGDGAHEHPTQGLLDLLTIRQHHGSIAGKKVAIVGDILHSRVARSNIWGLLKMGAEVHLGGPKTLIPKEMLDMGVTIHHRVEDAIADADVVNVLRIQLERQKKGLFPTPREYARIFGINDERLKLAKENVLVMHPGPMNRGLEISPDVAYGRFSAIEEQVNNGVAVRMAVLSLTLADGVQA